In one Umezawaea sp. Da 62-37 genomic region, the following are encoded:
- a CDS encoding M20/M25/M40 family metallo-hydrolase: MGDGAGLLVAQDEVVELASELIRIDTTNTGDPSTVVGERAAAEWVAEKLAEVGYETTYVESGAKGRGNVIARLAGADRERGALLVHGHLDVVPADPSEWSVHPFSGAVQDGYVWGRGAVDMKDMVAMSLAVARRFKRDGVVPPRDIVFAFLADEEAGGFFGAKWLVENRPELFEGVTEAISEVGGFSVTLKDDARAYLIETAEKGIRWLTLRVRGTAGHGSMIHRDNAVAKLAEAVTKLGNHRFPLVIRPSVREFLDGVTEITGWDFPEEDIEGAVGKLGALSRMIGATLRDTANPTMLSAGYKANVIPSVAQATVDCRILPGREEAFDRELAELLGPDVEREWVGLPPVETTFDGALVDAMAASITAEDPGAKVLPYMLSGGTDAKSFQQLGIRNFGFAPLKLPADLDFSALFHGVDERVPVDALKFGVRVLERFLRNS; encoded by the coding sequence ATGGGAGATGGTGCGGGGCTGCTGGTGGCGCAGGACGAGGTCGTGGAGTTGGCCAGTGAGTTGATTCGGATCGACACGACGAACACGGGTGATCCCTCGACCGTGGTCGGGGAGCGGGCGGCGGCTGAGTGGGTGGCGGAGAAGCTCGCTGAGGTGGGGTACGAGACGACGTACGTGGAGTCGGGGGCCAAGGGGCGGGGGAATGTGATCGCCCGGTTGGCGGGGGCTGATCGGGAGCGGGGGGCGTTGTTGGTGCATGGGCACTTGGACGTGGTGCCCGCTGACCCGTCCGAGTGGTCCGTGCATCCGTTCTCGGGGGCCGTCCAGGACGGGTACGTGTGGGGGCGTGGGGCTGTCGACATGAAGGACATGGTGGCGATGTCCTTGGCGGTGGCTCGGCGGTTCAAGCGGGACGGGGTCGTGCCGCCGCGGGACATCGTGTTCGCGTTCCTGGCGGATGAGGAGGCGGGCGGGTTCTTCGGGGCGAAGTGGCTGGTGGAGAACCGGCCGGAGCTGTTCGAGGGGGTGACCGAGGCGATCAGTGAGGTGGGGGGCTTCTCGGTCACGTTGAAGGACGACGCTCGCGCGTACCTGATCGAGACCGCCGAGAAGGGGATTCGGTGGTTGACGTTGCGGGTGCGCGGGACCGCTGGTCATGGGTCGATGATCCATCGGGACAACGCGGTGGCGAAGTTGGCCGAGGCCGTGACGAAGTTGGGGAACCACCGGTTCCCGCTGGTGATCCGGCCGTCGGTGCGGGAGTTCCTGGACGGGGTCACGGAGATCACCGGGTGGGACTTCCCCGAGGAGGACATCGAGGGGGCGGTGGGGAAGCTGGGTGCCCTGTCGCGGATGATCGGGGCGACGCTGCGCGACACGGCGAACCCGACGATGTTGTCGGCCGGGTACAAGGCGAACGTGATCCCGTCGGTGGCGCAGGCCACTGTGGACTGTCGGATCCTGCCTGGTCGGGAAGAGGCGTTCGACCGGGAGTTGGCGGAGCTGCTGGGGCCGGACGTGGAGCGGGAGTGGGTGGGGCTGCCGCCGGTGGAGACGACGTTCGACGGGGCGCTGGTGGACGCGATGGCGGCGTCGATCACGGCGGAGGACCCCGGCGCGAAGGTGCTTCCCTACATGCTGTCCGGGGGGACGGACGCGAAGTCGTTCCAGCAGTTGGGGATTCGGAACTTCGGGTTCGCGCCGTTGAAGCTGCCCGCGGATCTGGACTTCTCCGCGTTGTTCCACGGGGTGGATGAGCGGGTGCCGGTGGACGCGTTGAAGTTCGGTGTGCGGGTGTTGGAGCGGTTCCTGCGCAATTCATGA
- a CDS encoding AbrB/MazE/SpoVT family DNA-binding domain-containing protein, with amino-acid sequence MATLDNGGRVCERRIMQALDWRPNQRLDVSLVQDAILMRPAPRGAGRVQSGRRASIPAPIRHWCLLSPGDRVLLVADLERDVLVVHSMTTLDRLVLAHHASVLGGDHA; translated from the coding sequence ATGGCCACGCTCGACAACGGTGGTCGGGTCTGCGAGCGCCGGATCATGCAGGCCTTGGACTGGCGGCCGAATCAACGTCTCGATGTCAGCCTGGTCCAGGACGCCATCCTGATGCGGCCCGCTCCGCGCGGAGCGGGCCGCGTGCAGTCGGGACGGCGGGCATCGATACCGGCTCCGATCCGGCACTGGTGTCTGCTCTCGCCGGGTGACCGAGTGCTCCTGGTCGCCGACCTCGAACGCGATGTGCTGGTGGTGCACAGCATGACCACGCTCGATCGTCTGGTCCTGGCTCACCACGCGAGCGTGCTCGGCGGTGATCACGCATGA
- a CDS encoding site-specific integrase produces MSDTPPDRGTLDAARMLLERLGVTVEDLLAEPAAESKAPTFAEFMPTVTATLSPGSQRVYGTYLNRAVEAWGDRPLDTIVPSDIAVLAQRIRVERIVRRTDRGGSGAVEHLVGALRYFYKCAVNDKHLTDSRNPAKQVPKPRRKPSTRRGLPDEQVAELVAAAAAGGDDPALDALMMRFHIETACRRGGLLSLQPRDLDPKLCLVKLREKAETQRWQPVSPTLMVHLLAHVESRGGANGNGVFRHPNGKPITKRRYEQIWERLGKTLPWVATQMVTAHWLRHTTLTWVERNFSHAVAQAYAGHAGPGDGNSTANYVKATLQEVAKALAELSEEAHPLAS; encoded by the coding sequence ATGAGTGACACACCGCCGGATCGTGGCACCCTCGACGCGGCGAGAATGCTGCTGGAACGTCTCGGTGTCACGGTCGAGGACCTGCTCGCTGAACCAGCCGCCGAGTCCAAGGCACCGACGTTCGCCGAGTTCATGCCGACGGTCACCGCGACCCTGAGCCCCGGTTCGCAACGGGTCTACGGTACGTACCTGAATCGGGCGGTGGAGGCGTGGGGTGACCGTCCTTTGGACACGATCGTGCCGTCCGATATCGCGGTGCTGGCTCAGCGGATCCGGGTCGAGCGCATCGTGCGGCGGACAGATCGGGGCGGGTCGGGTGCGGTGGAGCACTTGGTCGGTGCGTTGCGCTACTTCTACAAGTGCGCGGTCAATGACAAGCACCTCACCGACTCACGCAATCCGGCCAAGCAGGTGCCCAAGCCTCGTCGTAAACCGTCCACGCGGCGAGGTTTGCCCGACGAGCAGGTTGCCGAACTGGTTGCTGCAGCTGCCGCGGGCGGTGACGATCCGGCGTTGGACGCGTTGATGATGCGCTTCCACATCGAGACCGCCTGCCGTCGCGGCGGGTTGCTGTCGTTGCAGCCGCGGGATCTCGACCCGAAGTTGTGTCTGGTGAAACTGCGGGAGAAGGCCGAGACCCAGCGTTGGCAGCCGGTGTCGCCGACGTTGATGGTCCACCTGTTGGCGCATGTCGAGAGCAGGGGAGGAGCCAACGGCAATGGGGTGTTTCGTCACCCGAACGGAAAGCCGATCACCAAGCGGCGCTACGAACAGATCTGGGAGCGGCTGGGCAAGACGCTGCCGTGGGTGGCTACCCAGATGGTGACTGCGCACTGGCTGCGTCACACGACGCTCACGTGGGTGGAGCGCAATTTCAGTCACGCGGTGGCGCAGGCTTACGCCGGGCACGCCGGGCCAGGTGATGGCAACAGCACGGCCAACTACGTGAAAGCGACGTTGCAGGAGGTCGCGAAGGCGTTGGCGGAACTGTCGGAGGAAGCACACCCATTGGCTTCCTAG
- a CDS encoding DEAD/DEAH box helicase codes for MAFQRRSGSGPVSQADDPEQLYRLLARSNTGPDSVWGHQSKVLEKWHLENYSESDVAIELPTGAGKTLVGGLIGEFLRRKEDSRVAYLCPTKQLARQTANRLAEYGIPQVLLTGRVSTWNQANRAQFESGRAIAVSVYSHIFNSNPGLAGADLLVLDDAHAAEGYVAAPWSLGISRSDHESAYRDMLSVLLPALDPLVCQRLAAYTPDSQFLSNVYLASPLGVAAQSAELETALSGAVAMGKLDKGAIYAWRLIEGRVARCMVYISYHQILIRPLISPTFQHSAFSEPGRRLYMSATLGAGGELERSFGRRKIKRIPVPFGWDKEGTGRRFFAFPELAEDLASDNQKLAPFVAGVIAKAGRAVVLTPDSRTADLFRASFLPSGYLTLTAKEVEDDLTRFTSQAAAALVLNNRYDGIDLPDDQCRLVVLMGLPAKGDLQERFLHSSLGAVEVLLERMRARIQQGSGRATRNIRDHAAVLILGRDLTSYLTRRETQAAMHPEIHAELEFGVDTSLGFDSTSMLENLRVFAEHAEAWKAVDDDIVAARETYSREDAPGVADLQRAVRHEVVAAEAIWSGDQNFALDAIRTVLDKLRGDRTPKRYGSLWSYLGFGIAVQLANQTGDSSFRETADIYYRETWKNSQGTTWLSHLAAPIERDSAPEPSELALADEIAMRNILAATDLARIEAFEEIMKARVGLEGAEYTAYEAGLVHLGRLAGAEPSYGNAEDEGDALPDAVWIFGEAQWVLWEAKSQAKDTGQIGADQVRQAGAHLRTAEKEQGKAAPGDSVCLLVSPKTKVHASAHAVAEENVYWIRPAEVLDLFDRLARAWQKSRARGLATLSVPELASIFKAEQALPSQWLPILRSGPLWKKPES; via the coding sequence GTGGCATTTCAGCGTCGGAGCGGCAGCGGCCCAGTCAGCCAAGCTGACGACCCCGAGCAGTTGTATCGCCTGCTCGCCCGGTCGAACACCGGCCCTGATTCGGTCTGGGGTCATCAGTCGAAGGTCCTGGAGAAGTGGCATCTTGAGAACTACTCCGAATCTGATGTGGCGATTGAGCTTCCAACCGGCGCGGGGAAGACGTTGGTCGGAGGGCTGATCGGCGAGTTCCTTCGACGTAAGGAGGACAGTCGGGTCGCATACCTTTGCCCCACCAAGCAGCTCGCGCGGCAGACAGCCAACCGGCTCGCCGAATACGGAATCCCGCAGGTTCTCCTGACTGGCCGAGTTTCGACTTGGAACCAGGCTAATCGGGCCCAGTTTGAATCCGGGCGCGCAATCGCCGTCAGCGTGTACAGCCATATCTTCAACTCAAACCCTGGACTGGCCGGTGCCGACCTGCTGGTCTTGGACGATGCCCACGCGGCAGAAGGTTATGTGGCTGCACCGTGGAGCCTGGGTATCTCTCGCTCGGATCATGAGAGTGCTTATAGAGACATGTTGTCGGTACTTTTGCCAGCCTTGGACCCTCTGGTTTGCCAGCGACTTGCTGCTTACACTCCGGATAGTCAATTCCTGTCCAATGTCTACCTTGCATCGCCTCTCGGTGTTGCCGCTCAGTCCGCCGAACTTGAAACTGCCTTGAGTGGCGCGGTCGCGATGGGAAAGCTCGACAAGGGGGCAATTTATGCATGGAGGCTCATCGAGGGTCGAGTGGCAAGGTGCATGGTCTACATTTCATACCATCAAATCCTTATTCGACCGTTGATCTCGCCCACCTTCCAGCATTCCGCGTTCAGTGAACCCGGACGAAGGCTCTATATGAGCGCAACTCTAGGTGCTGGTGGCGAACTGGAGCGCAGCTTCGGTCGTCGGAAGATAAAACGTATTCCTGTTCCTTTCGGATGGGACAAGGAAGGCACTGGGCGTCGATTTTTTGCTTTTCCTGAATTGGCCGAAGATCTCGCCTCCGACAACCAAAAGCTCGCCCCTTTCGTCGCTGGCGTTATCGCCAAGGCAGGCCGCGCCGTTGTTTTGACGCCTGACAGTCGAACTGCCGATCTCTTCCGGGCAAGCTTCCTTCCGTCCGGCTACCTTACGCTCACAGCGAAAGAGGTGGAGGACGACCTCACTCGGTTCACTTCTCAGGCAGCCGCCGCCCTCGTACTGAACAATCGTTACGACGGCATCGACCTCCCCGACGATCAATGCCGCCTAGTGGTTCTCATGGGGCTCCCCGCAAAGGGAGATCTTCAAGAGCGCTTTCTCCACAGCTCTTTGGGGGCGGTTGAAGTCCTTCTTGAACGTATGAGGGCTCGGATCCAGCAGGGAAGCGGCCGGGCTACGCGGAACATCCGTGACCACGCCGCCGTGCTGATCTTGGGGCGCGACCTGACCTCGTACCTGACACGCCGCGAGACACAAGCGGCTATGCATCCTGAAATCCACGCTGAACTCGAATTCGGTGTCGATACCAGCTTGGGCTTCGACTCGACCTCCATGCTGGAGAATCTCCGCGTCTTCGCCGAACATGCAGAGGCTTGGAAGGCCGTGGACGACGACATCGTCGCCGCTCGCGAAACGTACAGTCGCGAAGACGCTCCTGGTGTAGCTGACCTGCAGCGAGCAGTCCGACATGAGGTCGTTGCCGCTGAAGCCATCTGGTCCGGGGACCAGAACTTCGCGCTCGATGCCATCAGAACTGTCTTGGATAAACTCCGCGGTGACCGCACGCCGAAACGATACGGGTCGTTGTGGAGCTATTTGGGTTTTGGTATCGCTGTTCAATTGGCCAACCAGACTGGTGACTCCAGCTTTCGGGAAACGGCGGACATCTATTACCGGGAGACATGGAAGAATAGTCAGGGAACCACCTGGCTATCCCATCTTGCGGCCCCGATCGAGCGCGATTCCGCGCCCGAGCCGTCGGAGCTTGCTCTCGCTGATGAAATCGCTATGCGCAACATCCTCGCGGCTACTGATCTGGCGCGCATCGAGGCTTTCGAGGAAATCATGAAAGCGCGTGTCGGACTGGAGGGGGCTGAATACACGGCATACGAAGCCGGACTTGTCCACCTTGGCAGATTAGCCGGTGCCGAACCCAGCTATGGCAACGCGGAGGATGAAGGTGACGCCCTCCCGGATGCTGTGTGGATCTTCGGCGAGGCTCAGTGGGTGCTATGGGAAGCAAAGAGTCAAGCGAAGGACACCGGACAGATCGGTGCTGATCAGGTCCGGCAAGCCGGGGCGCATCTGCGAACAGCCGAGAAGGAGCAAGGAAAGGCGGCGCCAGGCGACTCGGTGTGCCTGCTCGTATCGCCTAAGACTAAAGTGCATGCTAGTGCTCACGCGGTTGCCGAGGAAAATGTTTACTGGATTCGACCTGCTGAGGTGCTCGACTTGTTCGATCGTCTTGCGCGCGCTTGGCAGAAGAGTCGAGCTCGAGGTCTGGCGACACTGTCAGTTCCCGAACTTGCATCCATTTTCAAAGCCGAGCAGGCTTTGCCGTCTCAATGGCTTCCAATTCTCAGGAGTGGCCCGCTTTGGAAAAAGCCTGAGTCCTGA
- the ltrA gene encoding group II intron reverse transcriptase/maturase yields the protein MREAARRNKDARFTALLHHVDLDRLRAAYWAIRPQAAPGVDGVTWDAYGQDLEANLRDLHARVHSGAYRASPSRRVYIPKADGRQRPLGIATVEDKILQRAVVEVLNAVYEVDFLGFSYGFRPGRGPHHALDALVVGISRKKVNWVLDADIREFFTNLDHRWLVRFLEHRIADQRVLRLIRKWLSAGVVEDGKMSETSEGAPQGASASPLLANVYLHYVFDLWARWWRNRYARGDMIIVRFADDSTVGFEFQEDAQRFLADLRERFARFGLGLHPDKTRLIEFGRHAARARVARGVGKPETFDFLGFTHICGKTRTGRFWLKRKTISKRMRAKLVEVKDHLRRSRHLPIPEQGRWLGSVIRGYLAYYAVPGNTDAVAAFRTQARRHWHRSLRRRSQRTRLNWTRMRRLETRWLPPARVKHPFPERRFDARTRGRSPVR from the coding sequence GTGCGCGAAGCAGCACGAAGGAACAAGGACGCGCGGTTCACCGCGCTGCTGCACCACGTCGACCTGGATCGCCTTCGAGCCGCCTATTGGGCGATACGCCCACAGGCGGCGCCGGGGGTGGACGGGGTGACGTGGGATGCCTACGGGCAGGATTTGGAGGCGAACCTCCGGGACCTGCACGCACGGGTGCACAGCGGCGCTTACCGGGCGAGTCCGTCACGGCGGGTGTACATCCCGAAAGCGGACGGGCGGCAGCGACCGCTCGGTATCGCGACGGTGGAGGACAAGATCCTCCAACGAGCCGTCGTCGAGGTGCTCAACGCCGTCTACGAGGTGGACTTCCTGGGTTTCTCCTACGGTTTCCGGCCGGGCCGCGGCCCGCATCACGCGTTGGACGCGCTCGTGGTCGGGATCTCGCGGAAGAAGGTGAACTGGGTGCTCGACGCGGATATCCGCGAGTTCTTCACCAATCTTGATCATCGCTGGTTGGTGAGGTTCCTTGAGCACCGGATCGCGGATCAGCGGGTCCTGCGGCTCATCCGTAAGTGGTTGAGCGCGGGGGTCGTCGAGGACGGGAAGATGTCGGAGACCTCGGAGGGAGCACCGCAGGGGGCATCGGCGTCGCCGTTGCTCGCTAACGTCTACCTCCACTACGTCTTCGATCTGTGGGCTCGGTGGTGGAGGAACCGCTACGCGCGTGGTGACATGATCATCGTGCGTTTCGCGGACGACTCCACTGTGGGGTTCGAGTTTCAGGAGGACGCGCAACGATTCCTGGCTGATCTTCGTGAGCGGTTCGCGAGGTTCGGTTTGGGGTTGCATCCCGACAAGACGCGGCTGATCGAGTTCGGTCGGCACGCCGCCCGAGCCCGTGTGGCGCGGGGTGTCGGGAAGCCTGAGACGTTCGACTTCCTTGGCTTCACGCACATCTGCGGGAAGACGAGGACCGGGCGGTTCTGGCTGAAGCGCAAGACCATCTCGAAACGGATGCGGGCGAAGCTGGTCGAGGTCAAAGACCACCTCCGGCGAAGTCGGCACCTGCCCATCCCGGAACAAGGGCGTTGGTTGGGAAGCGTGATTCGCGGATATCTCGCCTACTACGCCGTGCCCGGCAACACCGACGCCGTGGCGGCCTTTCGCACCCAGGCGAGGAGGCATTGGCACAGGTCGCTCCGGCGTCGCAGCCAACGCACTCGCCTCAACTGGACGCGGATGCGCCGTCTCGAGACTCGATGGCTACCACCCGCCCGCGTGAAGCATCCTTTCCCTGAAAGGCGCTTTGATGCCAGAACCCGAGGCAGGAGCCCAGTGCGTTAG